A genomic segment from uncultured Erythrobacter sp. encodes:
- a CDS encoding TIGR03013 family XrtA/PEP-CTERM system glycosyltransferase has protein sequence MIRLFKHYIPHAVLLLGLLDLGLLVLASEIAWQWRAHQIGMDLGGFSGRGLALLGTASVIWLAMIAVGVYGPNSLRSLRFAGARVLVAISLGIIALAVVDFVLPSDLFWRSTLLYTMGLAIVVLVADRLLLSSFLGSSAFRRRVMVLGAGNRAQRLRELGDKPETGFAIVSYIAMSDDARVVEEAIPRSAIHDLGRFVENLGVSEVVLALQERRNALPLKDLLRIKTKGVHVNDFSSFIERETGRVDLDTINPSWLIFSDGFSSSRMFSSAVKRIFDITASVILLTLTLPLIVLFAVLVKLDSKGPAFFRQKRVGLYGETFTLIKLRSMRTDAEKDGAKWASENDPRITRLGRFIRKVRIDELPQTWSVLKGEMSFVGPRPEVPSFVESLEEEIPFYGERHMVKPGITGWAQINYPYGASVEDSRCKLEYDLYYAKNYTPFLDFVILLQTLRVVLWPEGAR, from the coding sequence ATGATCCGCCTGTTCAAGCATTATATCCCGCACGCCGTGCTGCTGCTCGGACTGCTCGATCTCGGCTTGCTGGTGTTGGCCAGCGAAATCGCCTGGCAATGGCGCGCGCACCAGATTGGCATGGACTTGGGCGGTTTCAGCGGCCGTGGCCTTGCGTTGTTAGGCACGGCTTCGGTGATCTGGCTGGCGATGATTGCGGTCGGGGTTTATGGCCCCAATTCGCTGCGATCACTCCGCTTTGCTGGCGCACGGGTGCTGGTGGCGATCAGCTTGGGCATCATTGCGCTTGCGGTGGTCGATTTCGTGCTGCCGAGCGACCTGTTCTGGCGTTCAACGCTACTCTACACCATGGGACTTGCCATCGTGGTGCTGGTGGCGGACCGGCTGCTGCTGAGTTCTTTCCTCGGTTCTTCGGCGTTTCGCCGCCGTGTGATGGTGCTGGGTGCGGGCAACCGAGCACAGCGCCTGCGTGAATTGGGCGATAAGCCCGAGACCGGCTTTGCCATCGTCTCCTATATCGCCATGAGCGACGATGCCCGGGTGGTTGAAGAAGCGATCCCCCGCTCCGCCATCCACGATCTGGGACGCTTCGTCGAGAATCTCGGCGTGTCCGAAGTGGTGCTTGCGCTGCAAGAGCGTCGCAACGCGCTGCCGTTGAAAGACCTGTTGCGGATCAAGACGAAGGGCGTCCACGTCAATGACTTCTCCAGCTTCATCGAGCGTGAGACCGGCCGGGTCGACCTTGATACGATCAATCCGAGCTGGCTGATCTTCTCCGACGGCTTTTCCAGCAGCCGGATGTTCTCAAGCGCGGTCAAGCGCATCTTCGATATCACCGCGAGCGTGATCCTGCTGACGCTCACGCTGCCGCTGATCGTGCTGTTTGCCGTGTTGGTGAAGCTCGACAGCAAGGGCCCGGCCTTCTTCCGTCAAAAGCGGGTGGGGCTCTACGGCGAGACCTTCACGCTCATCAAGCTGCGCTCGATGCGGACAGATGCGGAAAAGGACGGCGCCAAGTGGGCGTCAGAAAACGATCCGCGCATCACCCGTCTCGGCCGCTTCATCCGCAAGGTGCGGATCGACGAACTCCCTCAGACATGGAGCGTCCTCAAGGGCGAAATGAGCTTCGTCGGCCCGCGCCCGGAAGTGCCGTCCTTCGTCGAGAGTCTGGAAGAGGAAATCCCCTTCTACGGCGAACGGCACATGGTGAAGCCCGGCATCACGGGCTGGGCGCAGATCAACTATCCCTACGGGGCGTCGGTCGAGGATAGCCGCTGCAAGCTCGAATATGATCTCTACTACGCCAAGAATTACACGCCCTTTCTCGATTTTGTGATCCTGCTGCAAACGCTGCGGGTGGTCCTGTGGCCGGAGGGTGCGCGATGA
- a CDS encoding short-chain fatty acyl-CoA regulator family protein, giving the protein MADTNLLAGPALRRLRKREGLTQAGMASILGISPSYLNLIERNQRPLSARVLVQVIERFDFDPRSLREDDAIGGLDGLVRRMADKRFGDLGIDREEVQEFLAAAPQIAAAFARLYDTGGGERIVVEDTTAAGRRAVERWQNHFADLDHAAEDLADELRLSRGEISAALGERLREKHQLQVRILPAEVMPGQVHRLDLHARQLQLSEMLPGAARRFQIARQVGQLEMREGIETLVAGANLANADARDAFREHIADYLAGALLLPYRRFLRACETTGYDLAVLQRRFAVSFDQVAQRLTTLGRVGERGLPFFMAVIDRAGRMTSFTTGGSGAMYPLEGARWPAWVPFAAFERPGTVLTQAVTFGEGEAAARHWFTITRTVDGDGVMCAGRRAVVLGIEARFAGDLAHARGVSLDRLDAVPLGVPCGRCGRAECLTPAPARIASALMRPRSAS; this is encoded by the coding sequence ATGGCTGACACCAACCTCCTCGCCGGGCCCGCCTTACGCCGTCTGCGCAAACGTGAAGGCCTGACCCAGGCCGGAATGGCGAGCATCCTCGGCATCTCGCCGTCTTACCTCAATCTGATCGAGCGCAACCAGCGTCCCCTGTCAGCCCGTGTGCTGGTGCAGGTGATCGAGCGCTTCGATTTCGATCCGCGCAGCCTGCGTGAAGACGACGCCATCGGTGGGCTCGACGGTCTGGTGCGGCGTATGGCGGATAAGCGCTTTGGCGATCTGGGGATCGACCGTGAGGAAGTGCAGGAATTCCTTGCCGCCGCGCCGCAGATCGCCGCCGCCTTCGCTCGGCTGTACGACACGGGCGGGGGTGAACGGATCGTGGTTGAGGACACCACCGCCGCCGGACGCCGCGCGGTCGAGCGTTGGCAGAACCACTTCGCCGATCTCGACCACGCGGCCGAGGATTTGGCCGATGAATTGCGACTTTCTCGCGGAGAAATCAGCGCTGCCTTGGGAGAGAGACTGCGGGAGAAGCACCAGCTTCAGGTGCGTATTCTCCCTGCCGAGGTCATGCCGGGACAGGTCCACCGGCTCGATCTCCACGCGCGGCAATTGCAGCTCTCCGAAATGCTGCCCGGCGCGGCGCGGCGGTTCCAGATTGCGCGGCAGGTCGGGCAGCTGGAAATGCGCGAGGGCATCGAGACGCTGGTGGCAGGCGCGAACCTTGCCAATGCGGATGCGCGTGATGCCTTTCGCGAGCATATCGCAGATTATCTCGCAGGCGCGCTCTTGTTGCCCTATCGCCGGTTCCTGCGTGCTTGCGAGACGACCGGATATGACCTGGCTGTCCTGCAGCGCCGCTTTGCAGTCAGCTTTGATCAGGTCGCCCAACGGCTCACCACGTTGGGGCGGGTCGGTGAGCGGGGGTTGCCGTTCTTCATGGCGGTGATCGATCGGGCGGGGCGGATGACCAGTTTCACCACTGGCGGGAGCGGCGCGATGTATCCGCTCGAAGGCGCGCGCTGGCCCGCTTGGGTGCCCTTTGCCGCGTTCGAGCGGCCGGGAACCGTTCTCACCCAAGCCGTCACCTTCGGCGAGGGCGAAGCGGCAGCACGGCACTGGTTCACGATCACCCGCACAGTTGATGGGGACGGCGTGATGTGCGCAGGTCGCCGCGCGGTGGTGCTCGGAATCGAGGCGCGCTTTGCCGGTGATCTTGCCCATGCCCGCGGCGTCTCGCTCGACCGGCTCGACGCTGTGCCGCTGGGTGTGCCGTGTGGCCGGTGTGGCCGAGCGGAGTGCCTGACCCCGGCTCCGGCGCGGATCGCCAGCGCGCTAATGCGTCCGCGGTCCGCGTCCTAA
- a CDS encoding isocitrate lyase → MTYQNTITRMQGIVTANGPSWAAIDPESAARMAIQNRFPNGLDIAKYTAKIMRADMAAYDADPAQYTQSLGCWHGFIAQQKLIAIKKHFGTTKQRYLYLSGWMVAALRSEFGPLPDQSMHEKTSVPALIEELYTFLKQADARELGMMFRALDAARKAGDAVEAKRIENAIDNYETHVVPIIADIDAGFGNAEATYLLAKKMIEAGACALQIENQVSDEKQCGHQDGKVTVPHEDFLQKIRACRMAFLEMGLDDGVIVARTDSLGAGLTKQIAFSKEPGDMGDQYNSFLDAEEVDPANITNGQVFISRDGKLLAPKRLPSNLYQFRAGTGVDRVVLDCITSLQNGADLLWIETEKPHVEQIAEMVDRIREVVPNAKLVYNNSPSFNWTLNFRQQVFDAWEAAGKDVSAYDRAKLMSVDYDGTELGAEADEKIRTFQRDAAARAGIFHHLITLPTYHTAALSTDNLAREYFGEQAMLGYVKNVQREEIRQGIACVKHQNMSGSDIGDDHKEYFAGEAALKAGGAHNTMNQFEAA, encoded by the coding sequence ATGACCTACCAGAACACCATCACCCGGATGCAGGGCATCGTTACCGCGAACGGACCGAGTTGGGCCGCGATCGATCCCGAAAGCGCCGCGCGCATGGCGATCCAGAACCGCTTCCCCAATGGGCTCGACATCGCCAAGTACACCGCCAAGATCATGCGCGCCGACATGGCCGCCTATGACGCCGACCCGGCGCAATACACCCAGTCGCTGGGTTGCTGGCACGGCTTCATCGCGCAGCAGAAGCTGATCGCGATCAAGAAGCACTTCGGCACCACCAAGCAGCGTTACCTCTACCTTTCGGGCTGGATGGTTGCCGCGCTGCGCAGCGAGTTCGGCCCGCTGCCCGACCAGTCGATGCACGAAAAGACCTCGGTGCCCGCGCTGATCGAAGAGCTCTACACTTTCCTCAAGCAGGCTGATGCCCGCGAACTCGGCATGATGTTCCGCGCGCTTGACGCCGCCCGCAAGGCCGGTGACGCCGTTGAAGCCAAGCGTATCGAGAACGCGATCGACAACTACGAAACCCACGTGGTTCCGATCATCGCCGATATCGACGCAGGCTTCGGCAATGCGGAAGCAACCTACCTGCTCGCCAAGAAGATGATCGAAGCGGGCGCCTGCGCGCTGCAGATCGAAAACCAGGTCTCGGACGAAAAGCAGTGCGGCCACCAGGACGGCAAGGTCACCGTGCCGCACGAGGATTTCCTCCAGAAGATCCGCGCTTGCCGCATGGCGTTCCTCGAAATGGGTCTCGACGACGGCGTCATTGTCGCCCGCACCGACTCGCTCGGCGCTGGCCTGACCAAGCAGATCGCGTTCTCGAAGGAGCCGGGCGATATGGGCGACCAGTACAACAGCTTCCTCGATGCCGAAGAAGTCGATCCGGCCAACATCACTAATGGCCAGGTCTTCATCAGCCGCGACGGCAAGCTGCTTGCGCCCAAGCGTCTCCCCTCGAACCTCTATCAGTTCCGCGCCGGAACGGGTGTGGACCGCGTGGTGCTCGACTGCATCACCAGCCTCCAGAACGGTGCCGACCTGCTCTGGATCGAGACCGAGAAGCCCCATGTCGAGCAGATCGCCGAAATGGTCGACCGCATCCGCGAAGTCGTGCCGAACGCCAAGCTGGTCTACAACAACTCGCCCAGCTTCAACTGGACGCTGAACTTCCGCCAGCAGGTGTTCGACGCGTGGGAAGCGGCGGGCAAGGACGTGTCGGCCTATGACCGTGCCAAGCTGATGAGTGTCGATTACGACGGCACCGAACTGGGCGCTGAAGCCGACGAAAAGATCCGCACCTTCCAGCGTGATGCCGCTGCGCGGGCCGGCATCTTCCACCACCTCATCACTCTGCCGACCTACCACACCGCCGCGCTCAGCACCGACAACCTCGCTCGCGAGTATTTCGGCGAGCAGGCGATGCTGGGCTACGTCAAGAACGTGCAGCGCGAGGAAATCCGTCAGGGCATCGCCTGTGTGAAGCACCAGAACATGTCGGGCAGCGACATTGGCGATGATCACAAGGAGTACTTCGCTGGTGAAGCCGCTCTGAAGGCGGGCGGCGCGCACAACACGATGAACCAGTTCGAGGCGGCATAA
- a CDS encoding amidohydrolase, whose product MRIKAIRAGVAAAALMAVPAQADDLRDAVGADLPELVALYQDLHANPELSFQEAETAKKLAARARAMGFEVTEGVGKTGVVAVMKNGDGPTVMLRADMDGLPVIEQTGLPYASKRRAVPQTGIETGVMHACGHDTHMAAWIGTAQQLVARRDQWSGTLVMILQPAEEIGEGAKAMLDDGLYTRFPKPDYVLAFHDAAQAPAGHIGYANGFALANVDSVDIVVPGVGGHGAYPHTTKDPVVLASAIVMRLQTLVSRELNPTDSAVVTVGSFQAGSKHNIIPDEARLQITVRSYSDAARKQLLEGIARIARGEAIAAGMPQDKMPKVTVADPYVPATYNTPALTQRVVAGLKPRFEGRVFEVPAVMGGEDFSQFYRADRENVESLILWVGGVRAEEWAKALKGEITLPSLHSPFWAPDAPVVIATATEALTAATLDLMPKKGA is encoded by the coding sequence ATGCGGATCAAGGCGATTCGGGCAGGGGTGGCCGCGGCGGCGCTGATGGCAGTGCCAGCACAGGCCGATGACCTGCGTGATGCCGTGGGAGCGGACTTGCCCGAGCTGGTGGCGCTGTATCAGGACCTCCACGCCAACCCGGAACTGAGCTTTCAGGAGGCCGAGACCGCCAAGAAGCTCGCCGCCCGCGCTCGGGCGATGGGGTTCGAGGTGACCGAAGGCGTTGGCAAGACCGGCGTGGTCGCGGTGATGAAGAACGGCGATGGCCCCACCGTGATGCTGCGCGCTGACATGGACGGCCTGCCGGTGATCGAGCAAACCGGGCTTCCCTATGCTTCCAAGCGTCGCGCTGTGCCGCAGACCGGGATCGAGACCGGCGTAATGCACGCCTGCGGGCACGATACCCACATGGCCGCGTGGATCGGTACGGCCCAGCAGCTCGTCGCCCGGCGCGATCAGTGGTCGGGCACGCTGGTGATGATCCTCCAGCCCGCCGAGGAGATCGGCGAAGGCGCCAAGGCGATGCTGGACGACGGGCTCTACACCCGCTTTCCCAAGCCCGACTATGTGCTCGCCTTCCACGACGCGGCGCAGGCTCCGGCGGGGCATATCGGCTACGCCAATGGCTTCGCGCTCGCCAATGTGGACTCGGTCGACATCGTGGTACCGGGGGTGGGCGGGCACGGAGCCTATCCGCATACGACCAAGGACCCGGTGGTGCTCGCCTCGGCCATCGTGATGCGCTTGCAGACGCTGGTGAGCCGCGAGCTGAACCCGACCGATTCGGCGGTGGTCACGGTTGGCAGCTTCCAGGCGGGATCGAAGCACAACATCATCCCCGATGAAGCCCGGCTCCAGATCACGGTGCGCAGCTACTCCGACGCGGCGCGCAAGCAATTGCTCGAAGGCATCGCCCGGATCGCGCGGGGCGAGGCGATTGCCGCCGGGATGCCTCAGGACAAGATGCCCAAGGTCACGGTCGCAGACCCCTACGTTCCGGCAACGTACAACACGCCTGCCCTGACGCAGCGCGTGGTCGCAGGGCTCAAGCCGCGCTTCGAAGGCCGGGTGTTCGAAGTGCCTGCTGTGATGGGCGGAGAGGACTTCAGCCAGTTCTACCGCGCCGACCGCGAGAATGTGGAATCGCTGATCCTCTGGGTCGGCGGCGTGCGGGCCGAGGAATGGGCCAAGGCGCTGAAGGGCGAGATCACGCTGCCTTCGCTCCACTCCCCGTTCTGGGCGCCCGATGCCCCAGTGGTGATCGCCACCGCGACCGAGGCGCTAACGGCGGCGACGCTCGACCTGATGCCCAAGAAGGGCGCCTGA
- a CDS encoding SLC13 family permease — protein sequence MLEAPSYHAIAAMAVTIAMFIGFARGRYPEEIISLVTIAVIGVGLYFAPLEGTKPTDGLAIAFGGFGHSALITICALMIMGRGLVVTGALEPFARLLETVFRLSPQLGLLTALLLAFTMSMFVNDTPVMVLLIPIIVGIAAKGLMASSKILMPVNTAVLLGGMATTIGTSTNILVVTIADDLGMAPIGVFQFTPIVLMAGLVAIPYLWLVMPRMLRDNSVVPDNARRTFHTHLRVGASSMLAGGDLSAARGNLPDGITFHDAPSGPLAADERLHISGTHEALEEAARALKGELAPSWVVERIRRVSKAQGQDIVAVEMTVTADSRLVARTLASSGIADLYGVAVLGIHRPNRLLGERDSYTDAGDLRILEGDVLLVMGIDEDLQAFARNDGLLRLEGARELPRRSKAVLAGAIMLGAIATASLGLPWFDGMTYAPIKLPIAISALAGAIAMFVTGCVKFDRVGRALSAKVIVLIAASLAIGRVIDESGAADWLGQALSLGLAYLPPALVLSAIMLFVTILTNFASNATAATIGTPIAYSIAMQLGLPPEPLVLAVLFGCNLSFATPIAYQTNLLIMSEGGYEFGDYMRAGVPLVALMVTVLSVLLVVWYGL from the coding sequence ATGCTGGAAGCTCCATCCTATCACGCGATAGCGGCAATGGCGGTGACCATCGCCATGTTTATCGGCTTTGCCCGGGGACGTTACCCTGAGGAGATCATCTCGCTCGTCACCATCGCGGTGATCGGGGTGGGTCTCTACTTTGCGCCGCTCGAGGGCACCAAGCCGACTGACGGTCTGGCGATTGCGTTTGGCGGGTTCGGCCATTCAGCGCTGATCACGATTTGCGCGCTTATGATCATGGGGCGCGGGCTGGTGGTGACGGGCGCGCTCGAACCGTTCGCCCGGCTGCTGGAGACCGTGTTCCGGCTCAGCCCGCAACTTGGCCTGCTGACGGCTTTGCTGCTGGCCTTCACCATGTCGATGTTCGTCAATGATACGCCGGTGATGGTGCTGCTGATCCCGATCATCGTGGGGATCGCGGCCAAGGGGCTGATGGCGTCTTCAAAGATCCTGATGCCGGTCAACACGGCGGTGCTGCTCGGCGGCATGGCAACCACTATCGGTACCTCGACCAACATCCTTGTCGTCACCATTGCCGATGATCTCGGGATGGCACCCATCGGCGTGTTCCAGTTCACGCCGATCGTGCTGATGGCTGGCCTTGTGGCGATTCCCTATCTGTGGCTGGTGATGCCGCGGATGCTGCGCGACAACAGTGTCGTGCCGGACAATGCGCGGCGCACCTTTCACACCCACCTGCGGGTCGGGGCCAGCAGTATGTTGGCCGGCGGCGATCTATCCGCCGCGCGCGGCAATCTGCCCGACGGGATCACATTCCATGACGCGCCGTCTGGACCGCTCGCCGCTGACGAGCGCCTGCACATATCCGGCACCCACGAAGCGCTGGAGGAGGCCGCGCGCGCCCTCAAGGGCGAGCTTGCTCCGTCCTGGGTGGTCGAGCGTATCCGCCGCGTTTCCAAGGCGCAGGGTCAGGATATTGTCGCGGTCGAGATGACCGTGACAGCGGATTCGCGCCTCGTTGCGCGCACGCTCGCCAGTTCGGGAATTGCTGATCTCTACGGCGTGGCGGTGCTCGGCATCCACCGCCCCAACCGCCTGCTGGGTGAGCGGGATAGCTACACCGATGCTGGCGATCTCAGGATCCTCGAAGGCGACGTGCTGCTGGTGATGGGGATTGACGAGGACTTGCAAGCCTTCGCCCGCAACGACGGGTTGCTGCGGCTTGAAGGCGCGCGCGAATTGCCGCGCCGCTCCAAGGCGGTGCTGGCGGGTGCGATCATGCTCGGCGCAATCGCCACCGCCTCGCTTGGGCTGCCGTGGTTCGACGGCATGACCTATGCGCCGATCAAGCTGCCGATTGCGATTTCCGCGCTGGCGGGTGCGATTGCGATGTTCGTGACCGGCTGCGTCAAGTTCGACCGGGTCGGACGCGCACTGTCGGCCAAGGTGATCGTGTTGATCGCGGCAAGCCTCGCCATCGGCCGGGTGATCGACGAAAGTGGGGCGGCGGATTGGCTGGGGCAGGCGCTCTCGCTCGGCCTCGCCTACCTGCCTCCCGCTCTCGTCCTTTCGGCCATCATGCTGTTCGTAACGATCCTGACGAACTTCGCCTCGAACGCGACAGCCGCGACTATCGGCACACCGATTGCGTATAGCATCGCTATGCAGCTCGGACTGCCGCCTGAACCGCTGGTGCTGGCGGTGCTGTTCGGCTGCAACCTTTCCTTCGCCACGCCGATTGCCTATCAGACCAACCTGCTGATCATGTCCGAAGGCGGCTACGAATTCGGCGATTACATGCGCGCCGGGGTGCCGCTGGTTGCGTTGATGGTGACGGTACTCTCAGTGCTGCTGGTGGTGTGGTATGGGCTTTAG
- a CDS encoding DUF4173 domain-containing protein, translating into MTGALTIPSWSRYSFALKLGGALALLAAADVLLYGFGGGSVIGLFALIWLAVMVLVRPAVRNASGGGVAILCGAVFSASLILDPGPLAALLFLIAIGTVALLPRHVFDHAGLWFLRLTTLGVGAPFWPIADAWRLASMSGHRGSVGKSILLNIALPLIGGALFLSLFASANPVLGNAFAAIELPDFTTLIGHALLLCVTLVFVWPTLRPRALRFASERQAWLPQMPDPSVTMMLVTLVVFNAVFALENGLDIVFLWSGAALPDGITLADYAHRGAYTLIATALLAGLFVLVALRPGSPSAQTPIIRRLLLVWVAQNLLLVASSILRLLDYIDAYSLTELRIAALVWMVLVATGLVLICWRFFHGQSAAWLINANALAAGIVLSGSAMADYGAIAARWNVDHLRDPSRLDLCYLERLESSALIPLLELRDAPVGNGLRDQATYLSAVAYRRLGESQSDWQSWTLRGALRLAEAEALLANDARKPMPAPNGRMCGGEILPLPAPPIAPPPPPTATLTPGEKP; encoded by the coding sequence ATGACTGGTGCTCTGACAATACCCTCTTGGTCCCGCTACAGTTTCGCGCTGAAGCTGGGCGGCGCGCTGGCCCTACTCGCCGCTGCCGATGTGCTGCTTTACGGATTTGGCGGAGGATCGGTCATCGGCCTGTTCGCGCTGATCTGGCTGGCGGTTATGGTGCTGGTGCGGCCTGCGGTGCGCAATGCAAGCGGAGGTGGGGTTGCCATCCTTTGCGGGGCGGTGTTCTCAGCGAGCCTCATCCTTGATCCCGGCCCTTTGGCAGCCTTACTGTTCTTGATTGCTATCGGCACCGTCGCGCTGCTTCCTCGCCACGTGTTTGACCATGCGGGGCTGTGGTTCTTGCGGCTGACGACGCTGGGAGTGGGAGCGCCATTCTGGCCAATTGCAGATGCATGGCGGCTCGCCAGCATGTCCGGACACCGAGGATCGGTCGGCAAGTCCATTCTGCTGAACATCGCATTGCCGCTGATTGGTGGCGCGCTGTTCCTCAGCCTGTTTGCCAGCGCCAATCCCGTGCTCGGCAATGCGTTTGCGGCGATTGAATTGCCGGATTTCACCACGCTTATCGGCCACGCGCTGCTGCTTTGTGTGACGCTCGTCTTCGTCTGGCCGACCTTGCGCCCACGCGCCCTGCGCTTTGCCAGCGAGCGGCAAGCATGGTTGCCACAAATGCCCGATCCTTCGGTGACGATGATGCTGGTCACGCTGGTGGTGTTCAACGCGGTGTTCGCGCTGGAAAACGGCCTCGATATCGTGTTCCTGTGGAGCGGCGCTGCGCTGCCCGATGGCATCACGCTGGCCGATTATGCGCACCGCGGTGCCTATACCCTGATCGCCACCGCGCTGCTCGCCGGGCTGTTCGTGCTGGTTGCATTGCGACCGGGTTCACCCTCGGCCCAGACCCCGATTATCCGCCGCCTGCTGCTGGTATGGGTCGCGCAGAACCTCTTGCTGGTCGCCTCCAGCATCCTGCGCTTGCTCGACTACATTGATGCCTATTCGCTGACCGAATTGCGGATCGCAGCGCTTGTGTGGATGGTGCTGGTGGCGACCGGCCTCGTGCTGATTTGCTGGCGCTTTTTCCACGGGCAGTCCGCGGCGTGGCTGATCAATGCCAACGCGCTGGCCGCCGGGATCGTGCTGAGCGGTTCGGCGATGGCCGATTACGGCGCAATCGCGGCGCGGTGGAATGTCGATCACCTGCGCGATCCGTCGCGGCTCGACCTATGCTATCTGGAGCGGCTGGAAAGTTCAGCGCTGATCCCGCTGCTCGAATTGCGGGACGCGCCGGTGGGCAACGGGCTGCGCGATCAGGCCACCTATCTGAGCGCCGTGGCCTATCGCAGGCTTGGAGAAAGCCAGAGCGATTGGCAAAGCTGGACCTTGCGCGGCGCCCTGCGGCTCGCCGAGGCTGAAGCACTGCTAGCGAATGACGCACGCAAGCCGATGCCCGCGCCCAATGGCCGGATGTGCGGGGGTGAGATCCTCCCGCTCCCTGCACCGCCGATTGCGCCGCCTCCGCCGCCAACTGCAACATTGACGCCGGGAGAAAAGCCGTGA
- a CDS encoding response regulator transcription factor, producing the protein MILHPMPRSILVVDDDPHIRQLLVFALGKAGLATLEAGDGEEAVAIITALKPDLVILDINMPRMDGLEVCRRVRASSAVPILFLSSRDDEIDRVLGIELGADDYVVKPFSPREVVARTQAILRRAGSPAPEEKPSASIITHNCLTLDCESWRASWDGQDVPLTVTEFTTLRTLAARPGKVFSRDAIIDQLHGPGFAVTDRTIDSHIRNVRSKFAAVGADGLIETRAGIGYALGPCTRAGG; encoded by the coding sequence GTGATCTTGCATCCCATGCCGCGCTCGATCCTTGTCGTCGATGACGATCCCCACATCCGCCAGCTGCTGGTCTTCGCGCTGGGCAAGGCGGGCCTCGCCACGCTTGAGGCCGGCGATGGCGAGGAAGCGGTGGCGATCATCACCGCGCTGAAGCCCGATCTGGTGATCCTCGACATCAATATGCCGCGTATGGACGGGCTGGAGGTGTGCCGAAGGGTGCGGGCGAGCAGCGCAGTGCCGATCCTGTTCCTGTCATCACGCGATGACGAAATTGACCGGGTGCTGGGGATTGAGCTTGGGGCTGACGATTATGTGGTCAAGCCGTTCTCCCCGCGCGAGGTGGTCGCCCGGACGCAAGCGATCTTGAGGCGCGCGGGCAGCCCAGCACCAGAGGAGAAGCCCAGCGCTTCAATCATCACGCATAATTGTCTGACGCTCGATTGCGAAAGCTGGCGCGCCAGTTGGGATGGGCAGGACGTGCCGCTGACCGTGACCGAGTTCACGACACTGCGGACGCTGGCGGCGCGGCCCGGCAAGGTGTTCAGCCGCGATGCGATCATCGACCAACTGCACGGCCCCGGCTTTGCTGTCACCGATCGCACGATCGACAGCCACATCCGCAATGTCAGGTCAAAGTTTGCCGCGGTTGGCGCCGACGGGCTGATCGAAACGCGCGCCGGCATCGGCTATGCGCTCGGCCCCTGCACCCGCGCGGGCGGCTGA